A stretch of the Ananas comosus cultivar F153 linkage group 14, ASM154086v1, whole genome shotgun sequence genome encodes the following:
- the LOC109719994 gene encoding (R)-mandelonitrile lyase-like, producing MAKKRFPSTFVPTPLFLLLLLLLLPRGEAPPIEGPPSYASFAFDAGAFPVESDYDYIVVGGGTAGCPLAATLSEGGRRVLVLERGGAPSEFPSLASPEGFLPTLVDTDAPDSPAHPFSSEDGAVPNARGRVLGGSSAINAGFYSRAHPSWFSLPRGPSWDMALVNDSYDWVERAITFRPVLRSWQSAVRDGLLEANVTPYNGFTVHHLAGTKIGATTFDSSGRRHSAADLLAFANPDRIRVALRATVDRVLLNPVPPGSRRRNQQSSAAIGVLYRDRLGRHHHAMVRPGGEVILCAGALGSPQLLLLSGVGPRPYLSSWGIPVAANLPDVGQHVYDNPRNGISIIPSIPLDHSLIQVVGIPTGEDKDAADASFLEAASNIVPFFSPPRSVFLHNPSSPLYVTVATLMEKVPGPASVGSLRLASLDARDNPIVRFNYFSNPEDLDRCVVGLRRVGDVLESRSMQEFRSVVGWLPWRGRGDFRYVGPALPANRSDRAAMEEFCRRTVATIWHYHGGCVAGKVVDGDYRVIGVGALRVVDGSTFAISPGTNPQATLMMMGRYVGRKMLAERKEKSHRRRAPWPPRRHM from the exons ATGGCGAAGAAGCGCTTCCCCTCCACCTTCGTCCCCAcccccctcttcctcctcctcctcctcctcctcctcccccgcgGCGAAGCCCCTCCTATCGAAG GCCCCCCGAGCTACGCCTCCTTCGCCTTCGACGCCGGGGCCTTCCCGGTGGAGTCCGACTACGACTAcatcgtcgtcggcggcggcacCGCAGGGTGCCCCCTCGCCGCCACCCTCTCCGAGGGCGGCCGCCGCGTCCTCGTCCTCGAGCGCGGCGGCGCCCCCTCCGAGTTCCCCTCCCTCGCCTCCCCGGAGGGCTTCCTCCCCACCCTCGTCGACACCGACGCCCCCGACTCCCCCGCCCACCCCTTCTCCTCCGAGGACGGCGCCGTCCCCAACGCCCGCGGCCGCGTCCTCGGCGGCAGCAGCGCCATCAACGCCGGCTTTTACAGCCGCGCCCACCCCTCCTGGTTCTCCCTCCCCCGCGGCCCCTCCTGGGACATGGCCCTCGTCAACGACTCCTACGACTGGGTCGAGAGGGCCATCACCTTCCGCCCGGTGCTCCGGAGCTGGCAATCCGCCGTGAGGGACGGCCTCCTCGAGGCCAACGTCACGCCGTACAACGGGTTCACGGTGCACCACCTCGCCGGGACCAAGATCGGCGCCACCACCTTCGACTCCTCCGGCCGACGCCACAGCGCCGCCGACCTCCTCGCCTTCGCCAACCCCGACCGCATCCGCGTCGCCCTCCGCGCCACCGTCGACCGCGTCCTCCTCAACCCCGTCCCTCCCG GCTCGCGTCGGCGGAACCAGCAATCATCGGCGGCAATCGGGGTGCTATACCGAGACCGGCTTGGGCGGCACCACCACGCCATGGTACGGCCAGGGGGCGAGGTGATCCTTTGTGCGGGTGCCCTCGGCAGCCCCCAGCTCCTCCTCCTCAGTGGCGTGGGCCCCCGCCCCTACCTCTCCTCCTGGGGCATTCCCGTCGCTGCTAACCTCCCCGATGTTGGCCAGCACGTCTACGACAACCCCCGCAATGGCATCTCCATCATCCCCTCGATCCCCCTCGACCATTCCCTTATCCAG GTGGTTGGCATCCCCACCGGCGAGGACAAAGACGCGGCCGATGCATCATTCCTGGAGGCTGCCTCGAACATTGTGCCCTTCTTCTCCCCGCCTCGCTCCGTCTTCCTTCACAacccttcctctcctctctacGTCACCGTCGCCACCCTCATGGAGAAGGTCCCAGGCCCAGCCTCCGTTGGCTCCCTCCGTCTCGCATCACTCGATGCACGGGACAACCCGATTGTCCGCTTCAACTACTTCTCCAACCCGGAGGACTTGGACCGATGCGTCGTCGGGCTCCGCCGGGTCGGCGACGTTCTCGAAAGCCGGTCGATGCAGGAGTTTCGGTCGGTGGTCGGGTGGCTGCCgtggagggggaggggggatTTCAGGTATGTGGGGCCGGCTCTGCCGGCGAACCGGTCAGACAGGGCGGCGATGGAGGAGTTCTGTCGGAGAACAGTGGCAACAATATGGCACTACCACGGCGGGTGCGTGGCTGGGAAAGTGGTGGATGGTGACTACCGGGTTATCGGCGTGGGCGCCCTTAGGGTGGTGGATGGCTCCACCTTTGCTATCTCACCAGGCACCAACCCCCAAGCCACCCTCATGATGATGGGCAg gTATGTGGGACGGAAGATGCTAGCtgagaggaaagaaaagagcCATAGGAGAAGAGCGCCGTGGCCTCCTCGGCGGCATATGTGA